A window of Negativicutes bacterium contains these coding sequences:
- a CDS encoding UvrB/UvrC motif-containing protein — protein MLCQECQQKTANVHLTQMINGQKIELHLCETCAAKHSAFGINLAFPIQFSMHHLLSGLMQETASAKPEEGEKADPLTCPFCGMTFDQFKRQGRFGCAQCYVTFGEHLPPLFRRIHGSNQHTGKIPLRAGQGLQRQYRLAELKQQLQQAISEEAFERAATLRDEIKQLSQSAQKEE, from the coding sequence ATGCTTTGTCAGGAATGTCAACAAAAAACTGCTAATGTTCACTTAACACAAATGATCAACGGACAAAAAATCGAACTTCATCTTTGTGAAACCTGTGCTGCTAAGCATAGCGCGTTTGGTATCAATCTGGCTTTTCCCATTCAATTTTCTATGCACCATTTACTTTCCGGTTTAATGCAGGAGACTGCCTCAGCAAAACCGGAAGAAGGTGAAAAAGCCGATCCGCTGACCTGCCCGTTTTGCGGTATGACCTTTGATCAATTCAAACGTCAGGGGCGCTTCGGCTGCGCTCAATGCTATGTTACCTTCGGCGAGCATCTGCCGCCGCTCTTCCGACGCATTCACGGCAGCAATCAGCATACAGGTAAAATTCCGCTGCGGGCAGGTCAAGGCTTGCAGCGTCAGTATCGTTTGGCTGAATTGAAGCAGCAGCTGCAGCAGGCGATCAGCGAAGAAGCGTTTGAACGCGCCGCAACCTTACGCGACGAGATCAAGCAATTGTCTCAGTCCGCGCA
- a CDS encoding CtsR family transcriptional regulator: protein MTLADLIEQYLRALVEESDSTTVEIVRSNLAEQFSCVPSQINYVLTTRFTPERGFLVESRRGGGGHVSITRIQYSDQNSHWSRQLLNQLPSMIDSGSAYHICDRLADEEIISEREKAIMQSAMSQSSLTIPLPLRDQVRAAILRNMILALLTTENE from the coding sequence GTGACACTTGCAGATCTTATTGAGCAATACTTACGTGCCCTGGTGGAGGAATCCGATTCCACTACTGTGGAAATTGTCCGCAGCAATCTGGCAGAGCAATTTTCTTGCGTGCCCTCGCAAATCAATTATGTACTGACAACACGCTTCACACCGGAACGGGGATTCTTAGTGGAAAGCAGACGAGGCGGCGGCGGACATGTCAGTATTACCCGTATACAGTATTCCGATCAAAACAGCCATTGGTCGCGGCAGCTGCTCAATCAGCTGCCCTCGATGATCGATTCGGGAAGCGCCTATCATATTTGTGACCGTCTCGCCGATGAAGAGATTATTTCCGAACGGGAAAAAGCAATTATGCAGTCTGCCATGAGTCAATCAAGTCTGACCATTCCGCTGCCGCTGCGCGATCAGGTGAGGGCTGCCATTTTACGCAATATGATTCTGGCCTTGTTAACTACCGAGAATGAATAG
- a CDS encoding rhomboid family intramembrane serine protease, producing MIPVRDSIRAKHWPVMTLILIAVNTLIFIWSTTLSARDLILLDRVYGMTPAYFSGASDWPFAGIPFWLTLVTAQFIHGGWGHLLGNVLYLWIFGDNVEDKLGCWRFLLMYLCSGLIGNLLQIATEPASMTPVIGASGAIAGVLGAYFMMFPRAKIRTIIPFFVLFLVPFNVPAVVYLGIWFLLQVSSGRQVMAGAGQNVAYWVHVGGFLFGAAVGYWYNQTKKRNPEPLDFWQDDADSDETFH from the coding sequence ATGATTCCGGTTCGGGACAGTATCCGTGCCAAACATTGGCCGGTTATGACTTTAATTTTAATTGCCGTGAATACCCTGATTTTTATTTGGTCAACTACCTTAAGTGCACGCGATCTGATCTTGCTCGATCGTGTTTACGGCATGACGCCGGCTTATTTCAGTGGAGCTTCCGACTGGCCATTTGCCGGAATTCCGTTTTGGCTTACTCTGGTTACCGCACAATTTATTCATGGTGGTTGGGGGCATTTGTTAGGCAATGTTTTATATCTCTGGATTTTCGGGGATAATGTAGAAGATAAACTGGGATGCTGGCGGTTTTTGCTGATGTATCTGTGCAGCGGTTTGATCGGCAATTTACTGCAAATTGCTACCGAACCTGCTTCGATGACGCCGGTTATCGGAGCCAGCGGAGCCATTGCCGGTGTCTTGGGAGCTTATTTCATGATGTTTCCCAGGGCGAAGATCCGTACGATCATTCCGTTTTTTGTGCTGTTTTTGGTCCCTTTCAATGTTCCAGCAGTTGTTTACCTGGGCATCTGGTTTTTGCTGCAGGTGAGCAGCGGACGTCAGGTCATGGCCGGTGCCGGGCAAAATGTGGCTTACTGGGTTCATGTGGGAGGTTTCCTATTTGGCGCGGCGGTCGGTTACTGGTATAACCAGACGAAAAAGCGCAATCCGGAACCCTTGGACTTTTGGCAAGATGATGCCGACTCAGACGAAACATTCCATTGA
- a CDS encoding class I SAM-dependent rRNA methyltransferase — translation MAKVYLKRDRRKRLEQGHPWVYGNEILKTEGELTPGCDVEIVNHNGYFLAMGYFNDNSLITVRVTGYTQGELFDEASILERLKTAKHWRDQFLPGVNDCRLVFAEADDLPGLVVDRFGTTLVVECLTLGIEVRLDAVIKGLQQVFQPQFIFLRNDARVRLLEGCELYQKWVGEPGPAQIMITENQLKFMVDIAEGQKTGYFYDQRANRAALAPFVKDAIVLDCFCHTGAFAIHAAAYGAATVDALDISEAAVEQARLNAKLNRVENKINFSVANVFDALKQYSNEKRLYDVIILDPPAFAKSKSSLKSAYRGYKEINLRAMKLLKPGGFLVTNSCSFHMSSEMFQEMLVEASVDAHCRLRLVEWRSQGADHPQQLGYPESHYLKNVILQIV, via the coding sequence TTGGCAAAAGTATATTTAAAGCGTGATCGGAGAAAACGCCTGGAACAGGGTCATCCCTGGGTTTATGGCAATGAAATTTTAAAAACAGAAGGCGAATTGACACCGGGCTGCGACGTGGAGATCGTCAACCACAACGGTTATTTTTTGGCGATGGGATATTTCAATGACAATTCTCTGATCACCGTCCGCGTGACCGGTTACACGCAAGGTGAACTGTTTGATGAAGCCAGTATTCTGGAGCGCCTCAAGACCGCAAAACACTGGCGCGATCAGTTCCTTCCCGGTGTGAACGACTGCCGTCTGGTCTTTGCCGAGGCGGATGATCTGCCCGGGCTGGTGGTAGACCGCTTTGGCACTACCTTGGTGGTGGAGTGTCTGACGCTTGGCATCGAGGTCCGCTTGGATGCGGTGATCAAGGGTTTGCAGCAGGTGTTTCAGCCGCAGTTTATTTTTCTGCGCAATGATGCGCGCGTCCGGTTATTGGAAGGCTGCGAACTCTATCAGAAATGGGTCGGCGAGCCGGGTCCGGCGCAAATCATGATCACCGAAAATCAGCTGAAGTTTATGGTGGATATTGCGGAAGGTCAGAAAACAGGTTATTTTTATGATCAGCGTGCCAACCGCGCCGCTTTGGCGCCTTTCGTAAAAGATGCGATCGTCCTGGATTGCTTTTGTCATACTGGTGCGTTTGCCATTCATGCGGCGGCCTACGGCGCCGCGACGGTGGATGCTTTGGATATTTCCGAAGCCGCGGTAGAGCAAGCGAGGCTGAATGCAAAATTGAATCGGGTGGAAAACAAAATCAACTTCTCCGTTGCGAATGTTTTTGATGCCTTAAAGCAGTACAGCAACGAGAAACGCCTCTATGATGTGATTATTCTCGACCCTCCTGCCTTTGCCAAAAGCAAAAGCAGTTTGAAAAGCGCCTATCGCGGTTACAAGGAAATCAATTTAAGGGCGATGAAACTCCTGAAACCGGGGGGCTTTTTGGTGACCAATTCCTGTTCTTTCCATATGAGCAGTGAGATGTTTCAGGAGATGTTGGTCGAGGCTTCGGTCGACGCGCATTGCCGCCTGCGTTTGGTTGAATGGCGGTCGCAGGGAGCGGATCATCCGCAGCAATTGGGTTATCCTGAAAGCCATTATTTAAAGAATGTGATTCTGCAAATTGTCTGA
- a CDS encoding DUF4367 domain-containing protein — protein MNEYKPVPDIPELTIRDALLLNEAAKVIVQRRAAAFDTAMQAELSPAELQQMQRKIHTAQLQQSLLALGKRTAMVTAGLLFVILLGVGGYQQVEAFRLIVNDVYYQVFPQYTEYHFQNEDEALQNANDNSTNPASQIARDRRLELKSGGVLSWGELPAGYKLDTITDTVASVSIIFRNSSDKISFQLLPTSAGVVLDTEDAEVSDIELSESRAQLICKGDSVSLLWLFDQKMYVLVATNLEKETLIAFAESIKISYE, from the coding sequence ATGAATGAATATAAACCGGTTCCGGATATACCGGAACTAACGATTCGCGATGCGCTCCTGCTCAACGAGGCAGCCAAAGTGATTGTGCAACGCCGCGCCGCTGCTTTTGACACTGCCATGCAAGCAGAACTCTCGCCGGCAGAGTTGCAGCAAATGCAACGAAAAATCCATACCGCGCAATTACAGCAAAGCCTGCTTGCTTTAGGCAAACGGACGGCAATGGTGACAGCCGGTCTGCTTTTCGTCATCCTGCTGGGGGTCGGCGGTTATCAGCAAGTAGAAGCATTCCGTCTGATCGTCAATGATGTTTATTATCAAGTATTTCCGCAATATACGGAGTATCATTTTCAAAATGAAGACGAAGCCTTGCAAAACGCAAATGACAACTCGACGAATCCTGCCTCACAGATAGCCAGGGATCGGCGACTGGAGTTAAAATCGGGCGGCGTGCTGAGCTGGGGCGAGCTTCCGGCAGGGTATAAGTTGGATACAATCACCGATACCGTCGCTTCTGTTTCTATCATCTTTCGGAATAGTAGCGATAAGATCAGTTTCCAACTATTGCCAACATCAGCCGGCGTTGTGCTGGATACGGAAGATGCAGAAGTCAGTGATATAGAGCTTAGTGAAAGTCGCGCTCAGTTGATTTGTAAAGGCGACAGTGTCAGTTTATTGTGGCTGTTCGATCAGAAAATGTATGTGTTAGTAGCAACGAATTTAGAGAAAGAAACCCTGATCGCTTTTGCCGAATCAATTAAAATTTCATATGAATGA